From the genome of Nicotiana sylvestris chromosome 2, ASM39365v2, whole genome shotgun sequence, one region includes:
- the LOC104234241 gene encoding uncharacterized protein → MVNSTSNSSSSSPMYTPETSSPLFLLPSDIPGVSLVIVPFFGTSLGGWRRSMIVSLSARNKIGFIDGSCTKHVVDSPQYRQWDMCNNMVISWLINSLSPDIAESVQHSKTAESIWKQFNNRYGTVSGTKVFEIKRELASTYQGTLDIASYFNKLKKLWDELGVMCTSHANSCVWDAKEAL, encoded by the coding sequence ATGGTTAATTCTACTTCAAACTCAAGTTCTTCCTCTCCTATGTATACTCCTGAAACCTCAAGTCCACTATTTCTCCTTCCTTCCGATATACCAGGGGTATCCTTGGTTATTGTGCCCTTTTTTGGGACTAGTTTGGGGGGTTGGAGGAGGAGTATGATTGTGTCTCTGTCTGCTAGAAATAAGATAGGTTTTATCGATGGGTCTTGCACTAAGCATGTTGTGGATTCTCCTCAGTACAGGCAGTGGGACATGTGCAATAATATGGTCATATCCTGGTTAATCAATTCACTTTCTCCAGATATAGCTGAAAGTGTACAACATTCTAAAACTGCTGAAAGCATATGGAAACAATTTAACAATAGGTATGGGACTGTTAGTGGAACTAAGGTGTTTGAAATAAAGAGAGAACTTGCATCTACTTATCAAGGGACTCTCGACATAGCTTCATATTTCAACAAACTTAAAAAACTCTGGGATGAATTGGGGGTTATGTGTACCAGCCATGCAAATTCTTGTGTTTGGGATGCTAAGGAAGCTCTCTAG